A DNA window from Centropristis striata isolate RG_2023a ecotype Rhode Island chromosome 10, C.striata_1.0, whole genome shotgun sequence contains the following coding sequences:
- the eaf2 gene encoding ELL-associated factor 2, with amino-acid sequence MNGTAYSNFDNQEHVLKLGETFEKHPKTGYHTVRYDFKPASIDTTCEGELEVGKGEQVTITLPNLEGSSAPVTVFKGSKRPYMKECILIVNHDTGEYRLEKLNSNIAVKKTRAEGSSKIHSRLEQQTSRLSQQMRGNNNNSSSKTSASSKSSPPKEKTSPASPMDDIERELMAEAQVMDQLSSGDSSSDSNSSSSSSSDDSSSSSDSEDEQTRRQPPAPAPANHSMPIITTTSANTNTNSRSHESGGGLMNTLKNDLQLSESGSESD; translated from the exons ATGAATGGGACAGCTTATTCAAACTTTGACAATCAAGAACATGTCTTGAAATTAGGGGAGACGTTTGAGAAACACCCCAAAACCGGCTACCACACAGTGCGAT ATGACTTCAAACCAGCCTCCATTGACACGACATGTGAAGGGGAGCTTGAAGTGGGCAAAGGAGAGCAAGTCACTATTACTTTACCCAATTTAGAG GGTTCAAGTGCTCCAGTAACAGTCTTCAAAGGGTCCAAGAGGCCATACATGAAAGAGTGTATCCTCATTGTGAACCATGACACAGGAGAGTACAGACTGGAAAAGCTCAACAGCAATATAGCTGTAAAGAAGACCAG GGCTGAGGGCAGCAGTAAGATCCATTCTCGCCTGGAGCAACAGACCAGTCGTCTGAGCCAGCAGATGAGgggtaacaataacaacagcagTAGCAAGACCTCAGCCAGCTCCAAGAGTTCTCCTCCCAAAGAGAAGACGTCCCCAGCATCTCCCATGGACGACATTGAGAGAG AGTTGATGGCAGAGGCGCAGGTCATGGACCAGCTAAGCAGCGGCGACAGCTCGTCAGACTCCAACAGCTCCTCGTCCTCCAGCAGTGACGACAGCTCCAGCAGCAGTGACTCTGAAGACGAACAGACCAGGAGGCAACCCCCGGCCCCGGCTCCGGCTAACCACAGCATGCCTATCATCACCACCACTAGTGccaacaccaacaccaacagCCGTAGCCATGAGAGTGGAGGAGGACTCATGAACACACTCA AGAATGACCTCCAGCTGAGTGAATCAGGCAGTGAAAGTGACTGA